The window ATGGGTTTGCAGtatcattatatatattaaatttctgCAAATTAAACATGATATAATATTTGGTCAATTTGTAGTTGTttaaatagcaaaaaaaatatatagttgtTTAGAATCTTTAAATAATATGCTAGATAACAAACTATATTTCATATTCTCTTAGACCACtttcatatattttttgaaaGTTTAGTACACTCAAATCAGTTTATCCATTATTTGTATGCATCGTCACAATGTTGAGATTAAATTTGATGAATAATATTTCTCCAacatctttattattttatgtaagagtttgttaatttgaaatttaaagagaaaaaattgctaatttgttattatatttgaccaagataattattttaataatatgtgaACTCGAAGTAGATATTTTggcttaaattaaaattttaaagataaaatgttattttagtttttaactgTTTGAACTAAACTGTAGTTTCATCTTAATATTTAAAATGTTCTAATTTTTatcctaaatattttatttcatcttattttagttttttggtcaaattttttcttcaaaaatttcctttttttcATCATGATTTTATTCAAGTAGCGACAAAAATCATAATTGTAGTAGTCATAATGATAATTGCATTGATTAAAGCTATGTTTGGTTGAAAAGAggtagaagagaaataaaaaagaggaaagaaaaattgtaattttttttttttataaattacacaaaaaaaattgtaatttttctcccctcctctctattttctcttcGCTTCTTTTCAACTAAATATACCCTAAGAGAGTAAAAGTGacagaataataaaaacataagatAATAACAtactaacaaaaattattttaaatggcAAATTTTTAATGACAATAACTTAATGGTCACTATATGTCTTagcataattatataattatcactattattatatgttataatgacaattatatattttttgtggttATTAATAAGATTTTTATCGACAATTGTATAATTAATGCTAAAATCTTTTAACGACAAAGTATAAgatagttaatatttaatttgccGAAAAAATGTTATTGccgttaaaaacaaaataaatagacATTAAAAGTGATTTTTGATAGTGATAGAGAGAAAAAAAGTACTTTTCggaaaagaattttattttgatatgaaaactaaaataaaataaaataaaataaactatttagaataaaaatataacatttcaaatgttaaaaacaaaattaagacactcaaatattaaaaactaaaatattattttacgtAACTTTTAAATATACCCGAGAGAAATTTAAGCTTTAAACCAAAAGATTTTAAAGAATCTGTCAACTAAAACTATAAATATTGTTGCTGGATACGTCTGAAAGGcataattaattacttaacttcGGAAATTAAATATAGTAATGTATCAATCTTTGAAAGAGACTATGTGCCAGCCACCATTAATATATAATACATGTAAATCGTAATCTAATTCCATATGCTGATGAAATAATTGAAGACAAATAAGACAAACTATATATAAataagtttgtttttttttttttttaaataacttttgaCCAACAACTTGAGGATATCATATTCATGTACGATAATGtatattatgtattatttaaAACGTTTCAAAAACAAGGTTATTATTACCAAGTTCTGAAAATTCGATCGACCAATTCGATTGGATTAATCAAAAATTGATTCTTTGGTCAGTTCAATTGActtctaaaattattttgtaaaaaattgGCCGAATTGACCGTTGATCAGTAAACCGAACTAttcgaattttttaaaaatttggttcGCAATCCTATTCTTAAAAACGGTGTCGttttattccaaaaaaaaaaaacaaccgaAGCCTAACACGCAACACCCTGCACCCCTCCCtatctttttctctctcaaatgcAAAATTCCCTTTCGAAGAACTCTAACTCTATCAGAGGAAATCACCAAAGCAAAGCAGTCACTAGGGGtgtttgcggtgcggtttggttcggttttttaatgaaaagtcatccgatccaatGTTATATTAATAGTgcagttcggtttggttcggtttttttatTAAGTCTAtctgaaccaaaccaaaccaattaaattcggtttagtttggttcagtttgttcggtttttaaattgttttgaaaACCTTTCCTATTCTAATCATCAAATCATATCTAGGATActaaaataattaacaattttaCAAAACCAGTAGATGCAGATGGAACAATGATCAACTTATAAATCACTAACAAATTAGTAgaagtaatataaattaaaatcattaaaaattttgttacaagATTAGCAAAAACAGATAGAACAATGATCAACCTGAGCTTAATCAAGAAAATCAAGAAATACAATCAaattaattccaaaaattttgcaaaaatggTGCATCAATTTCAAACTGAATCAAGAAATAAAACCAAACTAAGTAAAAAATACAACCAAACTAATTCCAAAAATGTTCATGTGGTGCACCAATTTCACAAATTCTTCCTCTTTCACCTAAGCTGTACATATCCGCCTGCAGCACAAGTAAACCCAACAATTACATAAAATGGTTTCAAACATATTATATGCAACAgaggttatgaaaaagtataaaataaatggtCAGAATCATATAATGGTGAATCTTTTACACCTTCTCATCAATCTTAGGCCATCATTGTTCAATTTCAGGAGCTTCTCATCAATCATATAATGGTGAACAGCTTCGTGAAAGTCAGCCCCATTTTTACCTTAACTCTTCCAAAGTCTTTCTCTAAACTAAAAAGttcagaatcaaccctaaaccagAATTTTCCTAAATCAAAACagaacaaaattttcaaaattaaaaaactaaatcagAATCAACAACTCAACCATAGAATCAAGAACAAGCCAACcgcaaataaattaaacaatgacCAAGAGCAGaaacacaacaacaaataaagagtaacaaataataataataataataataatatagcaaTAGTACAAAATCAAGAGCATaaacacaacaacaaataaaataaaaatagaacaacAAATAAAATGAACAATGATCAATGAACCAGCAATCAGAACAATGAATCAATAACAAGTAAAGcaataaaacaatgaattttcctaaacaatgaaaaacaaataaaacaatgaACTGAACCAGCAATAAAAATACAACCAGCAACAatgaaatcaattaatcaatAACAAGTAAAATAATCAAACAAATTACTTAATTCATGTATTATTGTTGCAAGATCTTTGAAACTAGAACAGGATGGATGGATGTTCTGTTGTGCTCAATAACTGTCTAATCTATATCAACTACTTATTTGTtcttataattatgcattatgagTTTGGATCAAAGAACACCTAAATCACAGGATTATTATGTTGATGACAATAacttttttttgttcttgttcaCCATAAACAACTACCTCTGTTGGCTCTCtacctttttttttatgttgaacCTTTAAATTCCTTTTCTAGTTAATAGAAGAATCTAACAATGATGAAGTTAGTTCAGAGACTGAAGAGCGGTatgataaatatttaaataattacatACCTAACTCGGAGGCTCGGGTTCCATGTCTCGGTGGTGCTGTGCTGGGTGGCTCGGTGCTGCGGGTGGCCAGAAACGGTGCTGGGGGTGGCGCCGGTGTGTGTCGACGACCGCGACTCCGCGAGGGTGGTGTTGGCTGGGGATCGATGGTGGTGTCCGCGAGGAGGAAAGGTTCGGCGACGCTGTGAAGAAGGCTTCGGTGGCGCTGGGAAGAAGGCTTCTACGGCGCTGCTAGGTGGTGGGAGGAAGGGCTTCGAGCTCGAGACTGAGAGTGCAAGAGTGCGAGACTGAGAGAATAGAGCTAGGTTTACATTTGCCATTTGGGGTGATTGGGGATTTGGGGGTGGGGGGATTAGGTCACGCACGTTTTGCCGTTTTGGGGGTGGGTGGGGgttggttttttaaggtttttaatatatcggttcggtttggttcggttggaattttcataatcaaaatcgaaaaccgaaccgaaccgcaacAAAAAcagcaaaatatattttttttggtttattcGGTTTTCGGTTTATTTGAttttcggttttttcggttcGGTTGATCGGTTTAGATCGgtccggatcggttttgaacacccctagcaGTCACCATTAGCCCCACCATACCAGCGTTAGCGGTGACAACTCGAAGGTCTGCTCTTTTCGTCGCGTCTCCAGAAGGTTGGTTCAGAACTGTTGTTGGCGTCTCTATCCCCGTCGTCGTCGCGTTGTCGTCTCTATTCTTGTCGTGCAAAGTACAAACGTCTCTCTTTTGCCGTTGTGGAATTACTCAGATTGATTATGTTATTCTGATCTTTTGATGATTATGTTATTTTGATATTCAATTCCCTCTTCTTCTGCGTGTTCTGCTTGAATTCTTCAGTAAtttaatttaactttaatttttttaattgttaattataatgattactaatttttaaattgctgtattttactattttagattttgaattttggttggtGAACAAAATAGATTCTGGTGGTtgatataattgtaaaaaatagtGATAAGTTCAATTTGATTAATTTGGAGAATGTGTATTTTTTGTTGGCTgggattttattttactttactgTATATAATTTGTATTGTTATTGATGGTATCTTGTAGATGGAACAACACAAAGTGATATATATATGTTGTtatagtgatttttgaaaagagctataataagaaaaaaatataataattaatgataAATCTGCCTTCCGTTTGACTAAGCTCTTTTGGTGCATTGTTATGGTAATAATCACCTTTTTGTGCTTTAAATATTAAGAGTCTCATCTTGATTGTTTGTGTTTGTTAGAACATGTTAAGGGGTGCGCTtcacataatatttttgtatcTCTTGTTGTATGAAATGGAAAAGGAGCGGAATCTAAAATGTCACATAGAAAAATCGTAAATTCATTTATGCAagaaattttctctcttttttttttcttatccaATTACTTGTTTGAGAATTCATTTtaagttataaattttttatgtttgaaattgattacaaatttttaataataaattatgaataatttattgaatttaaatatttaaaattatatattaaatttttaataattttattatatatttaattaaaccaatttaattaattcaacCTCAATTAAATCACTAAACTATTAAATCATTTACTctattaatttattgattggtttgATTCTCACCACCTTAATTATTCCCGCATTTCATCAACATCTTAATATAATACTGAATCACTTATTTTATAGAGTGTATTAGGAACACCTCACTGTACCTTATCCGTATTGATCCATTAAGTTTTATAATAATTTGTTTACCTTTGCTTAACTTGCTTACATGGCTTCATTTGTAAACTCATTAAGtcactattatatattacatttCTGACTTTCGGATTTGGGATAATATATTGTGAATCACATCACAAACGGAAtgtattttctttaattatattttatgaaaTGAATATTGTCAACAAGTTATAGTGTcggataaattattattaatgagGATACGATAGATATACAATTTTAATTTGACAATACTTAAAAATTGTTGCTAGACTTAAATTTataggttttatatttttgtaatactttatatttttaaattaaaaaacattATTTTAATAACACTTTTTAAATATTATCAAAGTTGTATAATCAtcgtaattataattataataataattactatagcATGCACCAAGATAATTATACAAGAAAACAGATATTTTAGCCACGGTTATAACCGTAACTAAAGTCCGTAAAACTGTTCCAAACAggaaagctttttttttttatttaaattttgtttttattatgatTTGTAACAATAATATTGGATAAATCTGGCATGAAAAATTCAAGCAGTCCAACTCTGAAAGAGCAGCTCTTTATTTATGATCAATTAATTCTTTATATTACTTTCATGTTATGAGTAAAGGGGTATGAAAATTACAGATAGACACAATAATGATTATtaagatttatatatataatattcttttATATGTTACATATCCATCATCATCTCCGTCATCTTTGATTTTATAGAGAAACTATATTGATGCGTACCAAATGTATATACCTTCTTCATTGTGGTTGGTCATTGAAGACAAGACCTCGCATATATTCTAATTAACAGAAAGATTTTATaacataagaaaataaaaacagaaacgaAAACAATGTGTAACTTAAAATACGTACAACTGTTTTCATATCTAtacataaaagggaaaagatagcAATAATTAAGGAGAAGAGAAACTATATCTTTTTTTGGAGTTGTTAAAATCATAACTATTcatattgtcttcttcttctattagcttaggtttttagaaaaaatagtatcatgatataatttatttttttaataaaattatatatatatatatatatatatatatatatatataaaattagaaatataattatttatgttactttttttattagagatataactattaataTTGTTTCATTCTAtaagtttaaatttttgaaatgagTGGTTTTATAACACTTTTTATCCgcttaaacttttaaaatagtGATGATAtcatgatatatattttacctgtTTAGTAAAAATTTAATGTtcctataattttactaaatttgtaattaaattcttatatttttttattttcagttgaaTTTTTAtgctacttttaattttataattaagtctttttcatgtaaaaaatattaaaattatcataatatttctctcaaaaaatatatggtcaaatatctaattagatttttaattatagatatcttcaatttacaaaaaaaaaaaattagttttaacattttttacactaagaaaaatttaattacaaaattgaaAACAGTGTAACAACGTAACTAACTTGAAACGAAAAAAGTGTATGAACCTAATTATAAACTTagttaaattataaaaactaataatatatatatatatatatatatatatatatatatatatatatatatatatatatatatatatatattagcctGGTTTGACTGGATTTAGATCCCATAGAAATAATATAGAtctctaaatattaaaaaattattttagaaaaatacatTCAATACATTTATATTAGGACTTAAACTTTGGACTAATAGTATTTTTAACTGGCAATTAAACGCACATGGCTAAACTTTATTTAGCTAAACCCTCATGTTTTCAGTTTAGGCTGCACGGCCTAAGGATCATGAGCAGTAGATTGGCCCATATTTTATGGGCCTAAGGAAGCTAAGGCTGATGACTTTGGCGATTGGACCAAGTCAACGACCAAGCACACATACATCGATAAGAGGAATAAATGTTTCATACATAACTATAACTAAAAATAATGTACATAAAAATACGAGAATGTATGTTTCATACACGagtcacacacacatatatatatataggcataTATATAGCTCGATCTCATCGgattttttattaaagaaatgTGATAGTCcgtgttgggaataatacaccatttttccttaagaaaataatttttacagaaaaataaaatagacacaatcacaacacaagaatttaacgtggaaactccaattactaGAGAAAAaatcacggccgttgtcaaatgacaaccagaaaatatcactatgtgaaaattgttacaacacatagacttctttctctctagcACCGGCACTCCAGTACATCcacactctcaaagcaaatatttaactacacctcacaacactctctaatcaaagagtatagaagaaaagaaaagtcagatacaagctttaagtgttttCGATTGGTgcaaaaaaatatggagaacttagcctcatatttatagcctaggtcacccactccatttgctatcctaagcaatgtgggactaattcaaccaaatcctagcAATCTCCAcattgattgaaatagtcacacatcttcagcttccatagtcaacaccgacaattctttgctgccattgtctatatcgacaatcatagttcagagaactatcatactccaccatgaaagtatactcacttggaattagaccactccaagcattttgccttggtacagatcgaaacctcgctgaaaattcatggtgcaacttccaaattggcttttcctggaagttcttcagccatcgacataactccgccacacactttgtatctcaacgccaaccaatgtccgtgtgcaattgtggacccgattgccacaacttatccttatccatggcagtgcggcaataccatgaggatacttctccttcaacgccttgtgaaaacctgattgtatcaacacatccttgacttgtatttgccacaagccaaaattgattcttccatcaaatttctctatttcaagcttcacaacacttgaatatcctgacattgttgcaaccgtataccggaatagtataactcaactgtagaccgtgcactaggaagggtccccaggaaagagaggtgggtcacaatggacacacttaaataccaagtctttccttagacagaacctttccaaactgcgctctcacagtgtcacactgacttccaacaacaacaacagcaaccaaagattaactcaagccacaggacaaaattcttttctgatgtggaaggtcagactaggttgcaaccacagagcatactaagaataaatcccaccaaaccgaagctctgataccacatgttgggaataatacaccattctcctttgagaaaatacctttcacagagaaataaaatagacacaatcacaacacaagaatttaacgtggaaactccaattactggagaaaaatccacggccgttgtcaaatgacaaccaaagAATATCACtgtgtgaaaattgttacaacacagaaacttctttctctctaagaccagcaccccagtacacccacactctcaaagcaaatatttaactacacctcacaacactctctaattaaagagtatagaggaaaagaaaagtcagatacaagctttaagtgtttctgactggtgcaaaaaaatatggagaacttagcctcatatttatagtttaggccacccactccatttgctatcctaagtaatgtgagactaattcaaccaaatcctaacagtcCGAGAATAGAAAAATCAAATGTATCAATTTAATTAAGCATGACTTTGCTATtggataaaaaataatatgttaaAGAGGTacagtttttttaattttaaattcggGTCATAATTAAAGAGGAAAGGTTTTCCATGTTCAACAAAATATATTCAATTTAGCCTAGCTCACATATTTGAGTATTTGACCCTTCTTGTAAATgataaccaaaaaaaaagaaaaagctaagaagaagaagaatccatGATCCAATTTATATAATCTTGACATATTACAATTAACGAATATTTGTATCCTCAatgcaacacaacaacaacaacaacaaattattattacaacattattattacaacaaattaaattaagaaaataaaggaaatgaaagtaaatCAACAAATCAAGAAATGCATATATACACATAACAATGCTTAGAGATTTGAGGTGAAAGGCACTTTGGTAGCTGGTAACCATGAGTTTCCAGCAATGAAATTCCCAACCGTGAATTTCGATGCTTCAGCAGCAGTCTTAATAACACGATAACCACGCCATTTAACCCGGTTTGAAGTCGATGAACCGGGTCCAGTATTCATATACTCTCCATAATAAAGCGTGTTCAAAGCAAAGTTACCACTCCATTCCATCCAACCGGCCGGTTGAACCAAACCATCAAGAAAACTCTTCATAAACACGGTTCTTGAATACTCTTTCCATGGTCTTCCAAGATAAGTTCTCACTGAACTTTGAACCGGTTTCAAATCTGAAGCAGCTGTAACCCTACAATCGTGAATGGAAATGCCAGTGTTTTGGTTTGGATCGGTTCTTCCTTGTGCTGTGATTGTGTTTACTTTGTTTGGAGGGTTTCTTGCAAATATGTTACAGTTTTGGAACACAACAGCAGCGTTGCCAAATATAAAGTCAACGGTTCCATAAATGTTGCAATTCTTGTAGAATTGTCTCTCGGAATGAACATATAGTGTGTCTTGATAACCTTCAAAACTACATCTGTAGAAAACTGATAAGTCTGATCCAGAACGCAATGCAACAGCTTGATGATTTTTTGCACCAGCGGTGTTCCTGAATGTAATATCTTGAGCAATAAATCCATCTCCAACAACCGCtgcaaaattatttatttttagttaaatatGGATATCGAACTCGAACTCTATCATTCGTaagtttaattttctaatttttccataaattgcaaaaaataaatttaagtgcAGAAATATAGTAGTTTTATTCCACAAAAATGTATGGCATAAATAAGTGAAAACATgatgtataaaataaattttttgaattagTCTAACTTAActcaaatattaattaatcaaatgttatttttaattttattagtcaAATCATCACAATACTTTATAAGTAAAgtaatattattctattttatctgAGATATTCAATTTAGTAGGATTGGTGTGCTCGTATAatattagagtttttataatttttattaattttttaaataaaaaattataatataaaataaataaaaaaactctaagcaaaaaatttatataaacctAAAAGATGTTCttctatgaaaaaaaatatattaactagagatatataattatttatggtttttttttttttgtctaaactTAAATTTTAGGAGAAATAGTTTTAGGTGGATACTATAACgaagattttataattgtcttcatgtgaatatatttctttttgacccttggatgatagattgtatggttagattttgatatttataaaagtgttatttttttttaaagtgtggctaaataaataaaccacacttttaaacaaagcatcttcatgagaagatatttttgccatcttcatttgagtagttgcCATAGTTTTATgagtaagaaaaaaatattaaaaaaaaaaattaaaacttaccaACTGTGGCTGAACGAAAGGTTGTAGTGCCACCTCCAACACTTTTGCTACCTGTGATTATGGTTTTTCCAATACCATCTCCGACCAACATTATATTCTTTGTCTTTATTTCAACTTGCTCATTGTATATCCCACccttcacatatatcacataccTTCCATTGCTATTCTTTGGTGCAGCATTTATGGCAGCATTCACTGTGGTGTATTTTCCAGATCCATCTTTAGCTACCACTACATTAGCCCTAGAAGCCGGAGAAGATGCTTGCAACAATTTTCTATCACCGGGCTTGACCCATGTTGGGAATCCATCTTTGTAACTTGGTTCTTGATGAGATTCACCATTGTTGTTAAGAGCCAAAGTGTTGCTTAGCAACTTAGTAACATTGTTGGACATTAGAGGAAGGACATAGTCTTGAACACCAAGTTCATAGAAGCCAGCTTTGCATGT is drawn from Arachis hypogaea cultivar Tifrunner chromosome 12, arahy.Tifrunner.gnm2.J5K5, whole genome shotgun sequence and contains these coding sequences:
- the LOC112728219 gene encoding pectinesterase 2 — translated: MSPFHSLVILLIPFLLSSIVTSYSYNDLKLWCGQTPNPQPCEYLLSKNPNHLHKPIKRKSDFLKLSLQLAQERALIGHANTLSLGSKCRNQLERVAWNDCVELYQQTIQKLNKTLDPNTKCSQVDAQTWLSTALTNLETCKAGFYELGVQDYVLPLMSNNVTKLLSNTLALNNNGESHQEPSYKDGFPTWVKPGDRKLLQASSPASRANVVVAKDGSGKYTTVNAAINAAPKNSNGRYVIYVKGGIYNEQVEIKTKNIMLVGDGIGKTIITGSKSVGGGTTTFRSATVAVVGDGFIAQDITFRNTAGAKNHQAVALRSGSDLSVFYRCSFEGYQDTLYVHSERQFYKNCNIYGTVDFIFGNAAVVFQNCNIFARNPPNKVNTITAQGRTDPNQNTGISIHDCRVTAASDLKPVQSSVRTYLGRPWKEYSRTVFMKSFLDGLVQPAGWMEWSGNFALNTLYYGEYMNTGPGSSTSNRVKWRGYRVIKTAAEASKFTVGNFIAGNSWLPATKVPFTSNL